In Parabacteroides timonensis, the genomic stretch CATATAGGCCTATACGGTCGCCTGCGGTAAACTCGGTTCTGTAGCCGTTCTCCGTGGCACGGGTGTCGGCACGGGTTCCCTCTGCGGGAGAATAGCCGCCGTCGGTGACTTGCACGGTGAGGGCGGCTCCGGGACGGATGTCGTTATCGTCGGCTCCGGGACGGATGTCGTTATCGTCGGCACCGGGCAGGTCGCTTTGGGAGCAGCCTGCCAACGTGGCGGCAGCTATCAATAACGAGGCTGCCACTACGGAAAGGGGAAAAGGGGGTATGATTCGTTTCATTGTTCTTTCTGTATTATGTTTCGTTCTGTCATCCGAATAATTTCTTTTGCGGATTGAAAATCCTGATACTCGGGGGACGGGTTCTGTTTTAAATAGATTAATTTATAAATGGGTAAATAGATTAAAAAGCGAGAACGGCACGGACTACATACCTGGTATCGTACTCCTTACGGTCGGTGCCATCGTAGCCGTTGGCGAAGGACACGGTCCACGCGCGGCCGCTGCCGCTCTCCGAACTCGACCAGTAGTAGTCCGACTGAAAGGACGTGCCCCCCACTTTGCCTAATTGTGTATTCAACATATCCTTACCTGCAACTCCACTGCTATTATTTTGTCCCCAGCACATATATTTCAACTCCATAACAGATGGGCAATACCAACCGCTGCTATTGCCTGGTGCAGTGGCATAAGTACCGACTGAAACTACGGGGAGAACTCTTAGATCAGATCCGCTGCCTTTTGCTGCATTGTAAGCTGCCAAAGCCTTCGTATTGGCATAACCCTGCATCTTATTTTCTGTTTCCAGCGTGGTAATGCCGTAGGTGTTGCCTTGACTACTCAACCATTTACTGGTGATGTATTCGTTGCTGGTACTCCAAAGAGAACTTGTCGAAGCATCTTGCAATGCTACGACAAGTCCGTGAGTGCAACCAGATTTTTCTATCTTTAACAAAGGGTCGCTGTTGTTGGTGAGGTCTCCCACCCAAAAGACGATGCCCACAACGGTGCGGGAGTTTCCGGCTGCATCCGTCAATACAGGGCGGATGTCGAGCACGGCGGTTGAGCCACCACTATCGTATTCGCGGTATCCGCCATCGGAAGTTTCGCCGTCACTGTAATAGTAGTCGCCCACTTTGAGGTCGGAGGCGGAATAGCCATTATCAGGAACTTTGCCGCTTACTGCTTCATCGCCGCCACTGCCCCACTCGCCGTTCTTGGTAAGCGTCACCGCCAGTCCTGTTTTCTTCACGGTGATTTGGTAGGTGTATTGTTTGCCGGATGCGAAGTTGGCGTCGGCTTCGTCGGTGGGGGTGTAGTTGTAGGTGTTGCCTGCGGCTACTACTTTGATAAACACCTTGTCTTTTATCTTCTGCGGAACAAGCAACGCTTGCACGGTCTTCTGGTAATCTTTGGTAGCCGTAACACCTTTCGGGGTGATACTTTTGGTGCCTGCTCCGGCTTGTGCTACGGTGTAGGTCTTGCTGTCTTCGTCTACGGTTATCGCTCCCGAAGTGGTGGCTTGATTCAGGAGGGTTACGGTGGCGCCCGCTACTTCTTCTTTCGTCACCCCGTCGCCTGCTTTCAAGTTCACCACAACCCTGGCAGGCAGATGGCGGAAAGTGAGGCTTTTGTCTCCTTTGAAAGTGACTTCCGTAGGGGGAGCATAAAGCAAATCACTCTGCTGATAACCCGTGCCGCTGTTCTGATCTTCCTGCACCGTAAAGGTGGCAGGGAAAGTCTGGGAATACGGGAACCATGCCGAAACGGTTTTCTTTTCGGTGGTGTTTTGCCAGTAGAAAGGAGGATTGTCGCCATCCACCGTGAGGTTGCCGCTATTATCCGCCTTGTATTTCTTCACTTCGTCTTTTACCTTTACGGCTACTTCTTCCGTGCCTGCCCACGTGTTATCCACCGTGGCGCGTGTCTCCGTCAGCCCCTGCACCGTGGTGGTGAAGGTCATGGGATACATGCCGTCGGGCAAGCGGTCACCGTCGGCTGCGTCGTCCGTGCAGGACGGGAAAAAGACGGGGAACAACAATTGGGTTACCAGGAGGAGGATCGAAGCCGTTTGTTTCTGTTTCTGTTTCATTTTTACTTTACTCTTGTATTTCTGAATATTGTCTGTTTTCATCGGTCGAAAGGGTTTCCTCTGACAACATGAGGCGGTCGACTCACATGCCATGAGCGCTCCGGCTCATGCTTCGTGAGGAGCGTTACTCTATGACAGGACGGTCGTCGTCGCCACCGCCACTACTACCGCCTACGACCAGCGTCAGGGGATAAACCAGCGTACGCTTCTCTTTCAGCAGTGTACTGGTAGTACTGAACCACGTCTCCACCACCAACTGATATTCGCCGTCGGCAAGGTCTGCCGGAAGGGTAAACATCAGGCGGCTGGGATCGTTGATACCCAACTGCGTGAAAGTGGCGGCTGCCGAGTGGTCGGCCAGCTTCTGCAGTTGCACGCTGCCCAGTCCGGTTCCGTCGGCTCCGGTACAACGGATCTTCGTGCCCGTCACGTCGAGCATACCGCCCGGCGTAATCGTACCGTCGGTCTTGCCCGTCGCCACATCTTTCACCAGAGAGATACGGGCACCGCCCATACGACGGACTGTGCCGGAGAACTTCGGTTGTACCTTCGCCACCTCCGTACGCATTGCCAGCGAAGGGGCGATGTTGACTGCACATTTATTGACTGCCGGGTTGATAACACCCGTATCGCCGATGAAAACACCACCCAGCGAAGGGGCATATTGTGCCGAGCCGGTCACGACCGTATATCCGTCGCACACCAATTGACGTATCTTTTCGTCGATCAGGGTTCCGATGTTGGTAATCGTATCCACCCGATACTCGGTACGCTCGGCTGAAATCGCTGCGGCAACATCAGTCAAGGTCATCGACTTCTTGGTCTGTATCGCTGCCACATAATCTTCTTTGACATCTTTGGTCATCGTGTTCTCGACGAGATCGTACGACCAAACATAATTTGTTTTTGTGTCTGCCATGTTATTGACTTATTTAGTTTATGTATCCTGAAATGCCCGGCCGTTCCCCCGGGCAATATGATTCGGTCGATTGTCAGTGTATGATGGCGTCACCCTCCTTATTGCCCTCGTCTCCCCAGCCTTCGATGGAGGAAGAGGATAGCTGCAATCCTTCGTTCCATTGCAGGACGAACGAATAGGTGTAACCTGCTTCAAGCGTTACGCCCAGGTCGAGCGTACCCGAAGCCGAAGCAGATTCGCCGGATGCGGAGGTATATTGCAACATTGCATTCCCGTTCGTCGGCAGGCAGATGTTTTCTCCGATGCCAAGCAGATAGGATGAACAAACGGCTGCACCGCCGGCATAGCTTCCCGTCAGGGAGACGCCGTTGTACATATTAGTCAGCGTCAAAGTAGTGCCATCAGGCACATCCTTCAATTCGAGCTTCAACAGGCAGGTGGCAGGTTGCAGGGTAGCCTCATAAACAGTTGCCTCCGGAATCTTAACATCTTTCAAAAAGCTAACCCGTGCGGCGGAGCATTTGCTGCCATCCGCTTTCAGGGGAATCAGTGCCGAGAGGTCGATACCGTCCGTTGTTCCGGCAGCAGGCAGCGAGAAACCTTCCATACCCGAAAGG encodes the following:
- a CDS encoding fimbrillin family protein, which codes for MKTDNIQKYKSKVKMKQKQKQTASILLLVTQLLFPVFFPSCTDDAADGDRLPDGMYPMTFTTTVQGLTETRATVDNTWAGTEEVAVKVKDEVKKYKADNSGNLTVDGDNPPFYWQNTTEKKTVSAWFPYSQTFPATFTVQEDQNSGTGYQQSDLLYAPPTEVTFKGDKSLTFRHLPARVVVNLKAGDGVTKEEVAGATVTLLNQATTSGAITVDEDSKTYTVAQAGAGTKSITPKGVTATKDYQKTVQALLVPQKIKDKVFIKVVAAGNTYNYTPTDEADANFASGKQYTYQITVKKTGLAVTLTKNGEWGSGGDEAVSGKVPDNGYSASDLKVGDYYYSDGETSDGGYREYDSGGSTAVLDIRPVLTDAAGNSRTVVGIVFWVGDLTNNSDPLLKIEKSGCTHGLVVALQDASTSSLWSTSNEYITSKWLSSQGNTYGITTLETENKMQGYANTKALAAYNAAKGSGSDLRVLPVVSVGTYATAPGNSSGWYCPSVMELKYMCWGQNNSSGVAGKDMLNTQLGKVGGTSFQSDYYWSSSESGSGRAWTVSFANGYDGTDRKEYDTRYVVRAVLAF
- a CDS encoding DNA-binding domain-containing protein, with protein sequence MADTKTNYVWSYDLVENTMTKDVKEDYVAAIQTKKSMTLTDVAAAISAERTEYRVDTITNIGTLIDEKIRQLVCDGYTVVTGSAQYAPSLGGVFIGDTGVINPAVNKCAVNIAPSLAMRTEVAKVQPKFSGTVRRMGGARISLVKDVATGKTDGTITPGGMLDVTGTKIRCTGADGTGLGSVQLQKLADHSAAATFTQLGINDPSRLMFTLPADLADGEYQLVVETWFSTTSTLLKEKRTLVYPLTLVVGGSSGGGDDDRPVIE